In Microbacterium sp. 1.5R, the following are encoded in one genomic region:
- the purF gene encoding amidophosphoribosyltransferase, which produces MCGIVGMVGSAPVNQDIYDALLLLQHRGQDATGIATAEANGVMHNAKAQGMVREAFRTRDMRGLLGNVGLGHVRYATKGTASNEEEMQPFYVNAPYGIILIHNGNLTNTRELTADMAKRDRRHLNSSSDTELLLNVLAGELQNTTSTVDLDAERVFEAVERTHERIEGAYAVIAVIAGYGLLAFRDPFGIRPLILGRRPSTVPGAEGRDEWVVASESLVLENADYEVVREVEPGEAIFITNEGELHSRQCAKETTLAPCAFEYVYLARPDSVMNGVSVYESRLRMGDRLADTIAKHVPMDKIDVVMPIPDSSRPAAMEVARKLGIEYREGFYKNRYVGRTFIMPGQAVRKKSVRQKLNAMSTEFQGKNVLLIDDSIVRGTTSKEIIQMARDAGATSVTFASAAPPVRHPHVYGINMPSRHELIAHGRTIPEIAAELGCDHLVYQEVEDLKAAITEGSVLSDLDMSCFDGRYVTGTVSDEYLAWVEGSQTS; this is translated from the coding sequence ATGTGCGGCATCGTCGGAATGGTGGGCTCTGCCCCGGTCAATCAGGACATCTACGACGCACTCCTGCTGTTGCAGCACCGCGGTCAGGATGCAACGGGAATCGCGACCGCCGAGGCGAACGGCGTGATGCACAACGCCAAGGCGCAGGGCATGGTCCGCGAGGCGTTCCGCACTCGTGACATGCGCGGACTGCTCGGCAACGTCGGCCTCGGTCATGTGCGTTACGCGACCAAGGGCACCGCGTCGAACGAAGAGGAGATGCAGCCGTTCTACGTGAACGCGCCCTACGGCATCATCCTCATCCACAACGGCAACCTGACGAACACGCGCGAGCTCACGGCCGACATGGCCAAGCGCGACCGCCGTCACCTCAACTCGTCGAGCGACACCGAGCTGCTGCTCAACGTCCTCGCCGGCGAGCTGCAGAACACGACGTCGACGGTCGACCTCGACGCCGAGCGCGTCTTCGAGGCCGTCGAGCGCACGCACGAGCGCATCGAGGGCGCGTACGCCGTGATCGCGGTGATCGCGGGCTACGGTCTGCTCGCGTTCCGCGACCCGTTCGGCATCCGTCCCCTGATCCTCGGCCGTCGTCCTTCGACCGTCCCCGGCGCAGAGGGCCGCGACGAATGGGTCGTGGCGAGCGAGTCGCTGGTGCTCGAGAACGCCGACTACGAGGTCGTGCGCGAGGTCGAGCCCGGTGAGGCGATCTTCATCACCAACGAGGGCGAGCTGCACAGCCGGCAGTGTGCGAAGGAGACCACTCTCGCGCCCTGCGCGTTCGAGTACGTCTACCTCGCCCGACCCGACTCGGTCATGAACGGCGTCTCGGTCTACGAGTCGCGCCTGCGCATGGGCGACCGTCTCGCCGACACGATCGCGAAGCACGTGCCGATGGACAAGATCGACGTCGTCATGCCGATCCCCGACTCCTCCCGGCCCGCCGCCATGGAGGTCGCCCGCAAGCTGGGCATCGAGTACCGCGAGGGCTTCTACAAGAACCGCTACGTCGGCCGCACCTTCATCATGCCCGGGCAGGCCGTGCGCAAGAAGAGCGTGCGTCAGAAGCTGAACGCGATGTCGACCGAGTTCCAGGGCAAGAACGTGCTGCTGATCGACGACTCGATCGTGCGCGGGACCACGTCGAAGGAGATCATCCAGATGGCCCGGGATGCCGGTGCCACCTCTGTGACGTTCGCCTCCGCGGCTCCGCCGGTGCGTCACCCGCATGTCTACGGCATCAACATGCCGTCGCGTCACGAGCTCATCGCCCACGGCCGGACGATCCCCGAGATCGCCGCCGAGCTGGGCTGTGATCACCTGGTCTATCAGGAGGTCGAGGACCTCAAGGCTGCGATCACCGAGGGATCCGTGCTGAGCGACCTCGACATGAGCTGCTTCGACGGCCGGTACGTCACCGGCACGGTCTCCGACGAGTACCTGGCCTGGGTGGAGGGGTCGCAGACCTCGTGA
- a CDS encoding MFS transporter: protein MTSGAQPLWRGRALALVGIVLVAFSLRSAVASLSPVLDHVADDFPVSSVVVGLIGAAPPVCFAVFGLLTPLFERRFGLERVAVVAIALIAAGLLLRSLAVDSTSLLAATAVVFAGVGSGNVLLPPLVKKYFPDRLGLMMTVYSTTMAVSTFVPPLVAVPLADSAGWRVSLGLWGVFAAIALVPWVAMLVTSRADAVASAPARTESAATEIERDGYDAASVATGPIATTPANPRVFGRLWRLPMAWSIALVFASSSTLAYVSFAWLPSIMIDVGGVSPTNAGLLLSLFGLMGLPCSLLVPILIVRFQATRPVFFISIACGLIGLFGFLFLPTVALPLWVVFYGLAPGLFPLALVLLSIRARTPESAVALSGFVQSIGYAVAAVFPLLIGLLHDMTDSWEIPLWVLVGVLIAVIPAGWIAGRRRTIEEDWERRHGRW from the coding sequence GTGACCTCGGGTGCGCAGCCGCTCTGGCGTGGCCGTGCGCTCGCGCTGGTCGGCATCGTGCTGGTCGCGTTCTCGCTGCGCTCGGCCGTGGCGTCGCTGTCGCCCGTGCTCGACCACGTCGCCGACGACTTCCCGGTCTCGTCGGTCGTCGTCGGCCTGATCGGAGCCGCGCCGCCGGTGTGCTTCGCGGTGTTCGGGCTGCTGACGCCGCTGTTCGAGCGGAGATTCGGACTCGAGCGCGTGGCTGTCGTGGCGATCGCCCTGATCGCCGCCGGACTGCTGCTGCGCAGCCTCGCCGTCGACTCGACATCGCTGCTCGCCGCGACGGCAGTGGTGTTCGCGGGCGTCGGCTCGGGGAACGTGCTGCTGCCGCCGCTGGTGAAGAAGTACTTCCCCGATCGCCTCGGCCTGATGATGACGGTCTACTCGACCACCATGGCGGTGTCGACGTTCGTGCCGCCGCTGGTCGCAGTGCCGCTCGCCGACTCGGCCGGGTGGCGGGTGTCGCTGGGGCTGTGGGGCGTGTTCGCCGCGATCGCGCTCGTGCCCTGGGTGGCGATGCTCGTCACGAGCCGGGCGGATGCCGTCGCCTCGGCCCCCGCGCGTACGGAGTCCGCCGCGACCGAGATCGAGCGCGACGGCTACGACGCAGCATCCGTGGCGACCGGACCGATCGCGACGACGCCCGCCAACCCGCGGGTCTTCGGTCGGCTGTGGCGGCTGCCGATGGCCTGGTCGATCGCGTTGGTGTTCGCGTCGTCGTCGACGCTGGCCTACGTCTCCTTCGCATGGCTGCCGTCGATCATGATCGACGTGGGCGGGGTCTCACCGACGAATGCGGGGCTGCTGCTCTCGCTGTTCGGTCTGATGGGCCTGCCGTGCTCTCTGCTCGTGCCCATTCTCATCGTCCGGTTCCAGGCGACCCGTCCTGTGTTCTTCATCTCGATCGCGTGCGGGCTCATCGGGCTGTTCGGATTCCTGTTCCTGCCCACGGTGGCGCTGCCGCTGTGGGTGGTCTTCTACGGCCTCGCACCCGGGCTCTTCCCGCTCGCCCTCGTGCTGCTCAGCATCCGGGCCCGCACGCCCGAGAGCGCGGTGGCGCTCAGCGGTTTCGTGCAGAGCATCGGCTACGCGGTCGCCGCGGTGTTCCCGCTGCTGATCGGCCTGCTGCACGACATGACCGACAGCTGGGAGATTCCCCTGTGGGTGCTCGTCGGGGTTCTGATCGCGGTGATCCCCGCCGGATGGATCGCCGGTCGACGTCGCACCATCGAAGAGGACTGGGAGCGTCGCCACGGTCGCTGGTGA
- a CDS encoding MOSC domain-containing protein, with translation MARVVSLFRHPIKGFTPESVESLTVQPGGRIAGDRVLAFRFADAIAPESRDGLDHWPKAKGLSLQDFPGLAALRTDYDDDRQRVRIEHEGSVLVEAGLDDSGRGELADAVTDFVLASPEGRRIRRPGRLPLVLVGDGVTPRFQDRERGYVSVHSRGSVDALSDSLGFGIDDRRFRSNVVIDDVAPWSELDWAGELSIGEVTFRTAGPIVRCLATHANPDTGVRDAKVLTTLTSAHGQDEPTLGRLLLPPQDPADASAPWVGGTISVGDEVRAH, from the coding sequence ATGGCCCGCGTCGTCTCCCTCTTCCGTCATCCGATCAAGGGCTTCACGCCCGAGTCGGTCGAGTCCCTCACCGTGCAGCCTGGTGGGCGCATCGCCGGCGATCGCGTGCTGGCGTTCCGCTTCGCCGACGCGATCGCGCCGGAGTCTCGCGACGGACTCGACCACTGGCCGAAGGCGAAGGGACTCTCCCTGCAGGACTTCCCGGGCCTCGCGGCATTGCGCACCGACTACGACGACGATCGGCAGCGCGTGCGGATAGAGCACGAGGGTTCCGTGCTCGTCGAGGCGGGACTCGATGACTCCGGTCGTGGCGAGCTCGCGGACGCGGTGACCGATTTCGTGCTCGCGAGCCCGGAGGGCCGGCGGATCCGGCGCCCCGGACGACTGCCGCTCGTACTCGTCGGCGACGGTGTGACGCCGAGGTTCCAGGATCGTGAGCGCGGCTACGTCTCCGTGCACAGTCGTGGCAGTGTCGACGCACTGAGCGACTCTCTCGGCTTCGGCATCGATGACCGCCGGTTCCGCTCCAACGTCGTCATCGACGACGTCGCCCCCTGGTCGGAGCTCGACTGGGCCGGCGAGCTGAGCATCGGCGAGGTGACGTTCCGCACCGCGGGGCCGATCGTGCGCTGCCTCGCGACACACGCCAACCCCGACACGGGCGTTCGCGACGCGAAGGTGCTCACGACCCTCACGAGCGCCCACGGTCAGGACGAGCCGACTCTCGGCCGACTCCTTCTGCCGCCGCAGGACCCGGCCGATGCGTCAGCGCCGTGGGTCGGCGGCACGATCAGCGTCGGCGACGAGGTGCGAGCGCACTGA
- a CDS encoding DUF3073 domain-containing protein, with protein sequence MGRGRQKAKHTKIARELKSFSPSVNYSALERELAHPSDAEDAYVDKWADEYADEDEDELEKA encoded by the coding sequence ATGGGCCGTGGCCGTCAAAAGGCGAAACACACCAAGATCGCCCGCGAACTGAAGTCGTTCAGTCCGTCGGTGAACTACTCGGCGCTCGAGCGCGAACTCGCGCACCCGAGCGACGCTGAAGACGCATACGTCGACAAGTGGGCCGACGAGTATGCAGACGAAGACGAGGACGAACTCGAAAAGGCCTGA
- a CDS encoding universal stress protein, translating into MTDNTSTPSDEAAQNATLQKAVIVGMQPGQPKRVIEEAARFARLLRVPLVVAHVDVTRFVTYEDPDGYVHSAPIDINFDAGTAEFEAVQAEAAAALDGTGLTWTARQLVGDPALAIKQLANKLDAQLIVVGTRKRGIGESIREFFTGSVAARLAHRQHRSVLVVPLQEPVPDEQPEIWTE; encoded by the coding sequence ATGACCGACAACACCTCGACGCCCTCCGACGAGGCCGCGCAGAACGCGACACTGCAGAAGGCCGTGATCGTCGGGATGCAGCCGGGGCAGCCGAAACGGGTGATCGAAGAGGCGGCGCGATTCGCACGGCTCCTCCGCGTGCCGCTGGTGGTCGCACACGTCGACGTCACGCGCTTCGTCACCTATGAGGACCCCGACGGCTACGTGCACTCGGCGCCCATCGACATCAACTTCGATGCCGGCACGGCCGAGTTCGAGGCCGTGCAGGCGGAGGCGGCTGCGGCCCTCGACGGAACGGGCCTGACATGGACGGCCCGGCAGCTCGTGGGCGATCCGGCGCTCGCCATCAAACAGCTGGCGAACAAGCTCGACGCCCAGCTGATCGTGGTCGGCACACGCAAGCGCGGCATCGGAGAGTCGATCCGCGAGTTCTTCACGGGGTCCGTCGCTGCCCGCCTCGCGCACCGCCAGCACCGGTCGGTGCTCGTCGTGCCGCTGCAGGAGCCCGTGCCCGACGAGCAGCCCGAGATCTGGACCGAGTAG
- a CDS encoding PadR family transcriptional regulator: MSPAVFSHGDLRLYLLSLLAEAPQHGYGIIQALTDRTGGTYTPSAGTIYPRLAKLEEEGLVTKTVDGRTTIYAITDAGRAELASREGDLAGIEAGLTDSVRLIANEVRQSVKEAMKSLRADLATAEKDDRAASKSRPRTAGDDERIVTREELHRADAVINAFRARVRTDLRTHVAKGGTLPASVVSQLEDGLDAAARGITTALASLGR, from the coding sequence ATGAGCCCCGCAGTCTTCTCGCACGGCGACCTCAGGCTCTACCTGCTCTCGCTGCTCGCCGAGGCGCCGCAGCACGGCTACGGGATCATCCAGGCACTGACCGATCGCACGGGCGGCACCTACACGCCGAGCGCCGGCACCATCTACCCTCGGCTGGCCAAGCTCGAGGAAGAGGGGCTGGTCACCAAGACGGTCGACGGTCGCACCACGATCTACGCGATCACGGATGCGGGACGCGCCGAGCTGGCATCTCGCGAGGGCGACCTCGCCGGAATCGAGGCCGGCCTGACCGACTCGGTGCGACTGATCGCCAACGAGGTGCGGCAGAGCGTCAAGGAGGCCATGAAGAGCCTCCGCGCCGACCTCGCCACGGCGGAGAAGGACGACCGCGCCGCATCCAAGTCCCGTCCGCGGACCGCAGGCGACGACGAGCGCATCGTCACCCGTGAGGAGCTGCACCGAGCGGATGCCGTCATCAACGCCTTCCGCGCACGCGTGCGCACCGACCTCCGCACGCATGTGGCGAAGGGCGGCACGCTGCCGGCATCCGTCGTCTCGCAGCTGGAGGACGGCCTGGACGCCGCGGCGCGAGGCATCACCACCGCGCTGGCGTCACTCGGCCGCTGA
- a CDS encoding DUF4097 family beta strand repeat-containing protein yields MTEKWLIAPGEERVIDIENVTRLKIGLVGGQVDVIAHDEPGIRIEVHGVTTKDLRIEANNGEVEIDHPQLGWDNFLEVFRNFGSGGPKAEVSVAVPRSIALNLGVVSAGALVSGIRNDARLNTVSGDLIVDTLIGDLTVNSVSGDVQVRGLTGSISANSVSGDVAVTGTIRRATVDIVSGSTLVDAAGDVNTINVNSVSGGTTVRLDESLAANYVIRSLSGRLLIDGVERGSSGINNYTGSTGELAGRFVDLRANSVSGGVTVLRRTPESITDDAEWEA; encoded by the coding sequence ATGACCGAGAAGTGGCTCATCGCCCCCGGCGAAGAACGCGTCATCGACATCGAGAACGTCACCCGACTGAAGATCGGCCTGGTCGGCGGTCAGGTCGATGTCATCGCACACGACGAACCCGGCATCCGCATCGAGGTGCACGGCGTCACGACCAAGGACCTCCGCATCGAGGCGAACAACGGCGAGGTCGAGATCGACCACCCGCAGCTCGGCTGGGACAACTTCCTCGAGGTGTTCCGCAACTTCGGATCGGGCGGCCCCAAGGCCGAGGTGAGCGTCGCCGTCCCCCGCTCGATCGCCCTCAACCTCGGCGTCGTGAGCGCCGGAGCGCTCGTCTCGGGCATCCGCAACGACGCCCGCCTCAACACCGTCTCGGGCGACCTCATCGTCGACACCCTCATCGGCGACCTGACCGTCAACTCGGTCTCCGGCGACGTGCAGGTGCGCGGACTCACGGGATCGATCAGCGCGAACAGCGTCTCGGGCGATGTCGCAGTCACGGGCACCATCCGTCGCGCGACCGTCGACATCGTCTCGGGCTCGACACTGGTCGACGCCGCAGGCGACGTGAACACGATCAACGTCAACTCGGTCTCGGGCGGCACCACGGTGCGCCTCGACGAGTCGCTCGCTGCGAACTACGTCATCCGCTCGCTGAGCGGGCGACTGCTGATCGACGGCGTCGAACGCGGCTCCTCCGGCATCAACAACTACACCGGCTCGACGGGCGAGCTCGCAGGACGCTTCGTCGATCTGCGCGCCAACTCGGTCTCCGGCGGCGTGACCGTGCTGCGGCGCACGCCCGAGTCGATCACCGACGATGCGGAGTGGGAAGCATGA
- a CDS encoding glycogen/starch/alpha-glucan phosphorylase, which translates to MHPLALAPVIAPPSTVDEFVKRFLHNLNLERGVALSASSANDRYLALAHTVRDYLMARWLEDLRHQKETQAKGVCYLSAEYLLGRQLDNNLLAAGLTDIADEALAACGVSLDDLRAHEVEPGLGNGGLGRLAACFVDSLATMGVPSIGYGIRYEYGIFRQTFVDGQQVEQPDSWLTLGSPWEFARPEDAQTIAFGGHTEKYDDDGITRSRWVPAWNVQAVPYNYMVPGFRNGRVNTLRLWSAVATSAFDLRIFNSGDYEEAVRAQTYAETISKVLYPEDSTPQGKELRLQQQYFFVAASIHDFLDNMLADGFELANLPDRVIFQLNDTHPVIAVPEFMRVLVDERHLEWDAAWAITQQCFAYTCHTLLPEALEVWPVELLGRLLPRHLEIIYRINDEFLVAVRERFGDDEMLVRNMSIIAEHPVRSVRMAYLATVAGAKVNGVAELHSQLLRDKVLSDFDAFFPDKFTNVTNGVTPRRFLRLANPELSSLITAAIGEGWTTDLERLHELEPFADDAEFRAAFASVKAANKRRLSDALRERDGVEISDGHMLDVMVKRLHEYKRQLLKVLHIVTTYEGVISGRLAVSDVVPRTAIFGAKAAPGYAMAKRIIHLINAVGEVVNTDPRLEGRLTVVFPPNYNVTLAERVIPAADLSEQISLAGKEASGTGNMKFALNGALTIGTDDGANVEIRELVGDDHFYLFGMSEPEVEALSIRGYRPQEFYQHDEGLRRAIDLIASGAFSRGDRSVFEPVVSNLLYEDRFMVLADYASYIEAQSRVDAAYADQDAWTRSAILNVARTGFFSSDRSIRDYIDRIWHTPPLV; encoded by the coding sequence ATGCATCCGCTCGCCCTCGCTCCGGTGATCGCTCCCCCGAGCACCGTCGACGAATTCGTGAAGCGATTTCTGCACAACCTCAATCTCGAGCGCGGCGTCGCACTGTCGGCATCGAGCGCGAACGACCGCTATCTCGCGCTCGCGCACACGGTGCGCGACTACCTGATGGCTCGCTGGCTCGAGGATCTGCGTCACCAGAAGGAGACGCAGGCGAAGGGCGTCTGCTATCTCTCGGCGGAGTACCTGCTCGGTCGCCAGCTCGACAACAATCTGCTCGCGGCCGGCCTCACCGACATCGCCGACGAGGCCCTCGCCGCGTGCGGCGTCTCGCTCGACGACCTGCGCGCGCACGAGGTCGAGCCCGGTCTCGGCAACGGCGGGCTCGGGCGCCTCGCGGCCTGCTTCGTCGACTCGCTCGCCACGATGGGCGTGCCCAGCATCGGATACGGCATCCGCTACGAGTACGGGATCTTCCGACAGACGTTCGTCGACGGCCAGCAGGTCGAACAGCCCGACTCCTGGCTCACGCTCGGTTCGCCGTGGGAGTTCGCCCGTCCCGAAGACGCACAGACCATCGCGTTCGGCGGCCACACCGAGAAGTACGACGACGACGGCATCACGCGCAGCCGCTGGGTGCCGGCGTGGAACGTGCAGGCGGTGCCGTACAACTACATGGTCCCTGGGTTCCGCAACGGGCGGGTCAACACCCTGCGCCTGTGGAGCGCCGTCGCCACCAGCGCGTTCGACCTGCGCATCTTCAACTCCGGCGACTACGAAGAGGCGGTGCGCGCGCAGACCTACGCCGAGACCATCTCGAAGGTGCTCTACCCCGAGGACTCCACGCCGCAGGGCAAGGAACTGCGTCTGCAGCAGCAGTACTTCTTCGTCGCCGCGTCGATCCACGACTTCCTCGACAACATGCTCGCCGACGGCTTCGAGCTCGCGAACCTCCCCGACCGCGTGATCTTCCAGCTCAACGACACGCACCCAGTGATCGCTGTGCCCGAGTTCATGCGGGTGCTCGTCGACGAGAGGCATCTCGAGTGGGATGCCGCGTGGGCCATCACGCAGCAGTGCTTCGCCTACACGTGCCACACACTGCTTCCGGAGGCGCTGGAGGTGTGGCCGGTCGAGCTGCTCGGACGCCTGCTGCCCCGCCACCTCGAGATCATCTATCGCATCAACGACGAGTTCCTCGTCGCGGTGCGCGAGCGGTTCGGCGATGACGAGATGCTCGTGCGCAACATGTCGATCATCGCGGAGCACCCGGTCCGCTCGGTGCGCATGGCATACCTCGCGACCGTCGCGGGCGCCAAGGTCAACGGCGTCGCCGAACTGCACTCGCAGCTGCTGCGCGACAAGGTGCTGAGCGACTTCGATGCGTTCTTCCCCGACAAGTTCACGAACGTGACCAACGGCGTGACGCCGCGGCGCTTCCTCCGCCTCGCCAATCCCGAGCTCTCGTCGCTCATCACCGCGGCGATCGGCGAGGGCTGGACCACCGATCTGGAGCGCCTGCACGAACTCGAGCCCTTCGCCGATGATGCCGAGTTCCGCGCCGCGTTCGCCTCGGTGAAGGCCGCCAACAAGCGCCGCCTGAGCGACGCGCTGCGCGAACGCGACGGTGTCGAGATCAGCGACGGCCACATGTTGGATGTGATGGTCAAGCGCCTGCACGAGTACAAGCGTCAGCTGCTCAAGGTGCTGCACATCGTCACCACCTACGAGGGGGTGATCTCCGGACGCCTCGCAGTGTCGGATGTCGTGCCGCGCACCGCGATCTTCGGGGCGAAGGCGGCTCCCGGCTACGCGATGGCGAAGCGCATCATCCACCTCATCAACGCGGTCGGCGAGGTCGTGAACACCGACCCTCGGCTGGAAGGCCGCCTCACGGTCGTCTTCCCTCCGAACTACAACGTGACGCTGGCCGAGCGGGTCATCCCCGCCGCCGACCTGTCGGAGCAGATCTCGCTCGCAGGCAAGGAGGCGTCAGGCACCGGCAACATGAAGTTCGCGCTGAACGGCGCGCTCACGATCGGGACGGACGACGGGGCGAACGTCGAGATCCGCGAGCTCGTCGGAGACGACCATTTCTATCTGTTCGGCATGAGCGAGCCCGAGGTCGAGGCGCTCAGCATCCGCGGTTACCGGCCGCAGGAGTTCTACCAGCACGACGAGGGACTCCGCCGGGCGATCGATTTGATCGCATCCGGGGCCTTCTCCCGCGGCGACCGCTCGGTGTTCGAGCCGGTCGTCTCGAATCTCCTCTACGAAGACCGCTTCATGGTGCTCGCCGACTATGCGTCCTACATCGAGGCACAGAGCAGAGTGGATGCCGCGTACGCCGACCAGGACGCGTGGACCCGCTCAGCGATCCTCAACGTCGCCCGCACCGGCTTCTTCTCGTCCGACCGTTCGATCCGCGATTACATCGACCGGATCTGGCACACCCCGCCTCTCGTCTGA
- a CDS encoding ATP-binding cassette domain-containing protein — protein sequence MSGSGGFAPDPHVLLDVSSVSFAYSKRAPALRDVSFAIERGEKVGLVGPNGSGKSTLIRLTADLLQLGQGSIRITGRPHQDRASREQLAFIASNDYLPQFLTGREYLDLMLRLYRHRADPTRADELLSRYQMEARQFDLIEDYSHGMRKKIQLISTLLLERPLTIIDETLNGVDVDALFEFETDASRIGGAKGLLLCSHDFRLLEAVCDRIIVLRRGEIAFDLPLPRILREFGSVDSLVKTAIAQPSRAVE from the coding sequence ATGTCCGGAAGCGGCGGCTTCGCACCGGACCCGCACGTCCTCCTCGACGTCTCATCGGTCTCGTTCGCCTACTCGAAGCGCGCTCCGGCGCTCCGTGATGTGTCGTTCGCGATCGAGCGCGGCGAGAAAGTGGGTCTCGTCGGACCCAACGGATCGGGCAAGTCGACGCTCATCCGCCTCACCGCCGATCTGCTGCAGCTCGGCCAGGGGAGCATCCGCATCACCGGGCGCCCTCATCAGGACCGCGCATCGCGCGAGCAGCTGGCTTTCATCGCGAGCAACGACTACCTGCCGCAGTTCCTGACCGGGCGCGAGTACCTCGATCTGATGCTCCGCCTCTATCGCCACCGTGCCGACCCGACCAGGGCCGACGAACTCCTCAGCCGCTATCAGATGGAGGCGCGTCAGTTCGACCTCATCGAGGACTACTCGCACGGCATGCGCAAGAAGATCCAGCTCATCTCGACGCTTCTGCTCGAGCGCCCGCTCACGATCATCGACGAGACGCTCAACGGCGTCGACGTCGATGCGCTCTTCGAATTCGAGACGGATGCATCCCGGATCGGAGGGGCGAAGGGGCTGCTGCTGTGCAGCCATGACTTCCGTCTTCTCGAGGCCGTGTGCGACCGCATCATCGTGCTGCGTCGCGGAGAGATCGCCTTCGACCTCCCGCTCCCCCGCATCCTGCGCGAATTCGGCTCGGTCGACTCCCTCGTCAAGACCGCGATCGCGCAGCCGTCGAGGGCGGTGGAATGA
- a CDS encoding MerR family transcriptional regulator, which yields MAGREWSIQDIARLAGTTSRTLRHYDDVGLLPPSRIAHNGYRHYDEAALVRLQRILLLRELGLGLPQIAEVLDPVNARQSEESALETHLELLREEQYRLARQIASVENTINALRGGEELMAENMFDGFDHTRYKEEVEQRWGRKTYADSDRWWRGMTDADRADWQQRVSDLGRDWTAAAERGIDPASAEAQDIARRHVEWLTGIPGTPAAVPGGDVKAYVIGLGEMYVADPRFGANYATSAGGTQGAEFVRDALRVYADGNL from the coding sequence ATGGCTGGTCGCGAATGGTCGATCCAGGACATCGCCCGTCTCGCGGGCACCACGAGCAGAACCCTGCGTCACTACGACGACGTGGGCCTGCTGCCGCCCTCGCGCATCGCGCACAACGGCTACCGGCACTACGACGAGGCGGCGCTCGTGCGCCTGCAGCGCATTCTGCTGCTGCGCGAGCTCGGACTCGGTCTGCCGCAGATCGCCGAGGTGCTCGACCCGGTGAACGCACGGCAGAGCGAGGAATCCGCGCTGGAGACGCACCTCGAGCTGCTGCGCGAGGAACAGTACCGACTGGCGCGGCAGATCGCGTCGGTCGAGAACACCATCAACGCATTGAGAGGAGGTGAAGAACTCATGGCAGAGAACATGTTCGACGGTTTCGACCACACCCGTTACAAGGAGGAGGTCGAGCAGCGCTGGGGTCGGAAGACCTACGCCGACAGCGACCGCTGGTGGCGCGGGATGACCGACGCCGATCGCGCCGACTGGCAGCAGCGCGTCTCCGACCTCGGCCGGGACTGGACAGCTGCCGCCGAGAGGGGCATCGATCCGGCATCCGCCGAGGCTCAGGACATCGCCCGCCGTCACGTCGAGTGGCTGACCGGCATCCCGGGCACTCCCGCGGCCGTGCCCGGCGGCGACGTCAAGGCGTACGTCATCGGCCTCGGTGAGATGTACGTCGCCGACCCGCGCTTCGGCGCGAACTACGCCACGTCCGCCGGCGGAACGCAGGGCGCCGAGTTCGTCCGCGACGCGCTCCGCGTCTACGCGGACGGCAACCTGTAA
- a CDS encoding nitroreductase family protein — MELLDAIRRRKTTNGPFLPDPVSEEHQRILLEAAGRAPSQLNSQPWRFVVVENRDTIDKIARISGDSMTEAMSNGTFFERYKPYFRFSQAEMEEKRSGMLFDKLPAALRPFTSQVFTKRGQKLMNTFGVPKTLGEENHKLVAGSPLLLGVMLDRSEYRPGQLSSFYSVFSMGAAMENVWLTTVELGMGIQFISFPMEVPGQWDEIVKLLRVPDDLELMAVYRLGYLPPEQRRPAIDWSSHQRKLASQYVFRENCDQPQQGWDAPPPGAGAPTAG; from the coding sequence ATGGAACTGCTCGACGCCATCCGCCGCCGCAAGACCACGAACGGGCCCTTCCTGCCCGACCCGGTATCGGAGGAGCATCAGCGCATCCTGCTGGAGGCGGCAGGTCGGGCGCCGTCGCAGCTGAACAGCCAGCCGTGGCGGTTCGTGGTCGTCGAGAACCGCGACACGATCGACAAGATCGCCCGCATCTCGGGCGACAGCATGACCGAGGCGATGTCGAACGGCACGTTCTTCGAACGCTACAAGCCGTACTTCCGCTTCAGCCAGGCCGAGATGGAGGAGAAGCGCAGCGGGATGCTGTTCGACAAGCTCCCCGCGGCCCTCCGCCCGTTCACGAGTCAGGTGTTCACCAAGCGCGGCCAGAAGCTGATGAACACGTTCGGGGTGCCGAAGACCCTCGGGGAGGAGAATCACAAGCTCGTCGCGGGATCGCCGCTGCTGCTCGGCGTGATGCTCGATCGCAGCGAGTACCGACCGGGCCAGCTGTCGTCGTTCTACTCGGTGTTCAGCATGGGCGCGGCGATGGAGAACGTCTGGCTCACCACGGTCGAGCTCGGCATGGGCATCCAGTTCATCTCGTTCCCGATGGAGGTCCCTGGGCAGTGGGACGAGATCGTGAAGCTGCTGCGCGTGCCGGACGACCTCGAGCTCATGGCGGTGTACCGCCTCGGCTATCTGCCGCCCGAGCAGCGCCGCCCGGCCATCGACTGGTCGAGCCATCAGCGCAAGCTCGCCTCGCAGTACGTGTTCCGCGAGAACTGCGACCAGCCGCAGCAGGGATGGGACGCGCCGCCGCCGGGCGCCGGAGCGCCGACGGCGGGCTGA